The nucleotide sequence CCGGAGCTCGTCGCCGGACTGGACCACCCGGTCCAACTCCCCTCGGATCGCGTACTCCCGAAGCACCGAGAGGGGGtccatctccccgtgaattggacGCCGATCGAAGGGCACTCAAGGAAGGGGCTTTGCGAGGGGTTGCCTTTGTCCACCgattggaggaagaagaggaagagtggGTTATGGATGTCGGATCTCAGGATTCTTGACCCGATCCGCTCGTGTCAATAATTCGGTAAGGCAGGAGGGATGCTGGGTTGCGGATGTTGCATGAATCCTTGATCCGATCCGCCTTCTTCCAAATTATTGCAGGATGAAATTgtgttcatattatttttaatcagtTAATACAAAttctaataaaatataatatcaaaaaatgttcaataaaagattgattttagtaagtatttatttattttagcatTTTAGAAACATATTATAATGAGTAAGTTCTCCACTGGATTGGATCACAGTTAACTTCAACACCTTAAGGGTGGGTTATTATATATCATCTCTAATGTAACACCATCCCTTGGTTTACAAGAGAAAGCTTAGTGGATAGATGTTGGATTTTATAATGCTTATTATGTGCATTTACATTTCCATTAGGTTTCACTATTGAGTTGGTAGAAATTGCTCGTGAGATCATCCATATGCAAaccaataatataattataattttctcCGCATCTAATGTTATCGACCAATGCAGTCAAAGTCATCGAGGCTTATTTatgacttttttattttttatttcattaatttttactatttttGAGTATTTTCTCATAGGTAGCATATATGAGGTAGAAAATACTATTATTTTTggtacttttgtttttcttttgcaaGACTCAAAAATGTTTCTAGTTATATGATATTGTGTTATCACGAATGATCGTTTTGCATCTTTCATATCTTTATTAATATATCATTTGTTGCTTATATTTGCTTTTACAGTTGTTTGAcaatatgttttattttatttttatgtatttttagTTGGTTTGTATAAACAAAAGTAGTTTACGAAACTGTACAACAATTGCTCATTAGAATAGGTAAAGCTATTCCGAAATAGTTTAGTTTTCTATAAGACATTGTGTAATACAAAATGTCAATCATCTTAGTCCTTAAAATGATTGTTCACTAAAGCAGCATATGACTAACTATATGAGACTTTAGAATCGTGTTAGTGTTGTTTGGATATACAAATTAGCACATAAAGTGTTCATGTATCTTTAAAAACTTGCTGTACGTACCCAACACCTAATTGAGTGGTTATTTGTGAACTTATGACTTTTCTTTGACCTTataaattttttgtttctctttttttctcttctcttgcATGTTGAATTGTCTATAAAGTGCTCTCTTTTGTAAAACGTCGAGATTTATCTACTATTTATTTTCTTACGCTAATCAACTTTCTTTTGTAAATCCTTCAAGACTTGTATAAGGTTGCTCTTAAACAGAATCTTTTGTGGATGGATAATATAAGGGTGTCTCATGATTTCAGTAATTTCAGCTAAGTTCATAATAACACCAAAGGGAAACATAGCCGCCTCGTTCTCATGTGTCAGATTCTAACTTATCGTTTTACGATGTGAAATATAAATTGTTTCAATATCCTGGAACCCTTAAGTAGCATCAAGCCAAATGGAACCTTAGTTATATATTTAAGGGATAGCGCAACGTCTCTAATATCTATGCTTACTCCTTGACGAAAATGCTAGGTGAATATTGGATCTATATCTACCTTTTCGACCTGTTTGTGTAGACCATTTAGCCCAAAAGCCCTTTATGCCTAATAAAAATTAATTGCTTTGTGTTACTTGCCATCCCATCTATTTTCATCTTTCTCATCGTTTTATATTTGTACATGTCCTTCAAGGATTGAAGGATATATAATTTTGTGTTTAAGGCTTGAAGCATTTGGCGAAGGTATTATCTTATACCAACATGGAAATATCATATTATTCTGCATCATCACCTTTAGTAGAACATACAGTTGGAGCATATTCCTTCTGCACAGGCAAGAGGGAATAAACATTAACAAAATAATTCTTTATCTGTGAATTATTCTGTGAGAACTTACACAACATTAGAGAAATGCCACATACAATTGACAGTTCTCTCAGACTAGAACCTGGCAAGCATTGTATCTGCCTTGAATTAGCAAGTCTTATCTCATTCAACCTAAATAATGTTTGCAAATGATACAGAAACATATGTATCATAGTCATGATAACAAGTCCACCCAGGAAACAGGTCTGCTGACTTTTAGGGCTCATGATGTATCAGGCTGCATAAAAGGGTGGAGATTCTCTATCCACCATGCagccttctttttcttgttcatgACAGTTCTTCCACGCACTACTTGAACTCATCTCATAATGAGCATCTAGAAAATGATCAGCAAAATCTGGAAGCAACAACTTGACAATTATGAGCCAAAAAGGAGACAGATGCACATAAGATTGATCAGGTTTCCTAGTTTTACATTGACATCACTCTCTCATCCAAGGAAAAAGGCTGTGACACAAGCCCTCAGCAGCCTAAAACAACAAAAAGAACACCCCACAAGGACCTTTTTCTGATCATTTTCCATCATTTTTTGACATCAATCCATGGCAATCAAATTCAATTAACAAGAAACAAGACATGCTCAATCATCGTCGCCATCGTCTGCAAACAAGGTGAAGAGATGCTTGTGCTAAATTGTTGGTGATGAATCAACTACTGCTTTTCCAACTCTTCATTGACGTGCTTCTCATGGCTTTGACACTCCCTGCAGCAAAATTATTGTACACGATCAGTCCTGCTGTATCATTCCGAAACAGATTTCGGTAAGCTCAGACTAAACTATAGTGTTCATGAAGAGAAAAACAGAACAAACAGTCAAATTTTGCTGCATAAAGGAGAGTAAATTACATCACACATCAAGGAGACATTTTATGCATCAGTGGTTGAAATGGTCCAGTAAGAAAAGCACAGCCATGGTTAGGTCACTTTCTATGCCAAAACACAGGGGTTGAAGCTTATCATATCCTGAATTGACTGCTGAGAGCTTTTAATTGATGGCGAAGGTAACCTCTAAAGAGGAATTGGGGGACCCCAACAGCAACCACAGGAGACATGGCGACCCCAGGCGTGTACAGCTTTGGACAGAAGCCACATTTCTACGAAATTAAGCACTGGTGTCTGATCTTGGTTATGAAAGTGACAAGGAATCAAAACGTCACGTTCAGTAGGCAAACGACATTGCGATTTCTTGCACAGAAGTTGATCGAATAGATTCATCAACGAATTCTGTAAAATAGTGGCATCATGCAGAAAAGTATTCCGAGTTTGATCAGGTTGGCGATTGCAGCTATGAATTCTCAAGCTAGAAGACCCTAAACATGACCACAAGAACCTGCAATGCTAATGATGAGCAAAGACTAGTACATCTGCAGCAAAAGGTGTTGATGTTGCAATCTATGTGATGTCCAATTCAAATCAAACTTTGAATTGAGTAAAAAGATTGATTCAAGAAAGCTAACCTATTCACAGGGATATCCATTTCTTCTCCAAGATTCTTCTTGCATGCACAGCAGAGGAAGTCATCCGCAGAGCAGCCTTCATGGCTTGGAAGAGGACTACTCTCCTTCATCACAGCGGTGAATTCGTCGCCGCAGCTCTCCACAATGCAATTGTCAAAGATGTGCGTGGTCTTCGGATTCGGCCCGTGGGAGATCACGCAGGTGTAGTCCTCCGAGAGCTCCATCTCGCTCACGGAGATGCTCCCGGTGGTGAAAGCCCATGGGGAAGAGGAGGCGGCGGGCGCTTCGTGGCCCAGGGATCTGAGTACGGGGGAGAAGAGAGCCAACTGGGAATCCTTGTTCTTGATGCCGAATTCGATTGGGGAACTGGGCAACTCCATGGACCTGGCCGGCGGCGAACCGGAGCTCGAGCACACGGACGGGATTTGGATCTTTAACTGCGATCCAAACAGAACCATTCGACGCTGCGGATTGGAGAACTGCATGGCTTTGTCATCGGTGAGAGCGTCAACGATACCGAGGCCGATGGGCTCTTGTCCGCTGCTGTCCCAAGGGTGGTGTTTGCTCTCTGTAACAGTGTCAGTCGCGGCAGCTGAAGCATTCTCCAAAGGAGGATTCTTTGGCAGCGTATCGGAGTGTAAGAGGTTGCCGAAGGAAGACAAGTGCTTAGTTTCGAGTATGGAGGTCGGGCTCATCATGGCCGCCTCATGGTCTGAGAAGCTCTTCGAAGAGAAGCTCCGGAAGAGACTTGGAGAGGGGAAGAGGGAGGAAGCTGTGGGCTTATTGTGGCTGTTACCAGAGGAAGATGAGAGGGAGTAGGGATCAGACATCAAGCCCTGTTTGCCACCAACTGCCTTCGATCTCCTCCTCAGCATACTATCTTGCTCCTTTGCTCTGAGACGAAAACGAAATGAACAGAACAAAAAGGCAAACAAATACAGTAGAACAACTGTCGAACTCACCACTCCTGGCTGTTAGATTCTCTTCTCTTCAACCTCAATGGAGTGGAAAGATCAAATCTCCAAGATTGCTTCAGAACAAAAACGAAAGCAGATCATGTCTGTAGACGCAGTCTCCATCAGAACAATCACCGAAGTCATTTCTCCTCACTCACCAAGCCATCACCAAAGGCAAAaaaggaaacaaataaaaagatcATCCACGACCTGAAGCTAAAAAATCCGATTTTGACagcaaaatactaaacaagatcgCTCCTTTCGGCTTCTTCCCTGGCTCCAAGAGCGATCACTGCacggaggaggaggggaggagggGAGGAGGGCACTCCTAATGGGGGTGGCAGGGACAGAGGAGGGGTGTGGTGCTCTGCCCAGGGGAAGCAAGATACAAATGGGGGAGGGGTTATTTAAACAGGAAACCGGTGTCGTGCCGTGCGTTGGGATCAGatagccacgccagaacagagaaAAAAGGTTCCAGGATTGCATCTGCCTCCGCCAAAACCACCATATCCGGCTAAaaatttttcttctctctctctctctctctctctctctcgctcgctctctctctttctttcttatcGACGACTGACTGCGACCCGCAATCAAATGCGACAGTTATTAGTATTTTTTATGACTGCTGGTGTTCATCACAATTACTCCGAAACAGATGGCAGAATTATTAGGGAGCGAGGGATGATGGCACGACGCTTTTGATCCATGGACAGTACGGAAAGTTCAATTTTTACTGTTTGAGGCTTGTACGAATGAATAGTTTAGTCTCAGGGAACGAGGCAGGCATTCTGGCTGGTCTTGGCTTGGCTTTAAGCTTGGCTGGCCATGAACAGTGGTGGTGTTTTGGAATGACGAGGGAGGAAATAGTGCTGGGAAGACACTCCCTCCGTTGCTTGATGCAGTGTTGTGATGCAGACCACTTACTCAACAATTTTGGATAATGCTTGGTGTCATGACGTAAGAGGATTAATACTGGTGGTTAGAGGCTTAGATTTAATAAATAGTCGAACAATTTTGGTTCTTAGTTTcagaattttataataatttgataATGTCTCTTTATATTATCATCCAattaacacacacacatatatatatatatatgatttaaaaaaaattatatttttcatgaaaggtgctttgttttttttttaattatacttCTATTTCTTATAATCTCATAATATCACTCATCATCGTGAATCATCTTTATCCCTCCTTCTTTGATTCTTTTCTTAAAAGCACTAACATGAAACAAGCATTTGGGGGGTGATAGTGTTTAACGGAGTGCTTCACGATGATATCATACGAACAGAGGTAGGTGACAAGAGcgacaataatatatatatatatatatatatatatatatatatatatatatatatatatatatatatatatatatatcaatggaAAAAGCTTctctatttattttttgaaaatacccTTCATTTTTCCATATGATATCTCTATTTCCTGTCATCTTGTAATGCCTCTCGTGATTATCTGTTACTATTGCTACCTCCACCGATCGTGAGGCCTAGCCACCTCCATATGGTTGTCTTCACCTTgttcgttttttttttctttagggcTAAACACAACATAGATATTGAGAATAAAAGATGAAGGGTGGGGGTAGAAGTGATCGAGGGGTACTtcgataataataatgataatatcacGAGGTCTCACGGAGGACAATGACGAAACCTCTACGATAGCAACAATAAGAGACATGtacatgattataaaaaatagAGATACTAtatcgaaaaaaaaaagataagtatATCttctaaaaaaaatctaaaaagatagatatttttagataaatcatccttttatatataataattttgataataaactattaatatttacttattatttttaatatatttaggaATATACCATATCTGGTTTTGGTTTAAGGTTAATAATTTGCCCTAAAAATACAGTTCTACTTTAAATCAAACCCAACTATTAATATAACATCAAAGATGAGCAATTGAAAGGATCTTACATCAAGATTACTGCTGATGGCACTGCTCTCCAAGTACTTCGCCCCACTGACCCCAAAGTGGAGTTGGCTTGGAAGCCGAGTCGAAGGGGCACACCATATTTTCACGGACTTCGCTGCGGGTCCCGCCCGACCCGTCCTCTCTAAACCGACTCTTTTTACTTTGGGCCCCGCCCGATCTCTATTCCCGTTGGTTTCTACTGTCGTCCACCCAACGTTTCGGTGCGGTGCTCAGTGGTTTTCTTTGTAAATAGCATGATAAAGTGAGGGTAATTTTCTAATCGAAGGGATTACGTGGGTCCCAGTGCTTCTATTTCTTTGACTCCGCATTGGGAAATTAAAAGAAATAATAGCAATCTCGAGGCTTTATTTTATATAGACACctcaaaagtttaaaatttatatatttattattatattatttaatatgattTACTTATTCTTCCGAATATTAATTTCTTCACACATGCCAACTATGGTCAAAAAGCATCTAGAaaacaaattttaatttatttgaaaTAAAAATTCTACATATTCCTAACATTTTAAACACCATTATGAGTTTTTAAAATGAGCTAATGCATAATAAAGTtaattataatgatatatatgtataaaaattGTTAGGCTTTGGAagggataaataataaaatggtACATATAAAAATTAGATAAAAGGTTGGTGAGAAAGACTTTCATTTTTAATTTCTTCctctaaaattaaaataaaaaaaggaattttgagaaatttttaaaaaataattatagataAGCATAAACCAGTTTTATCATAATCATTGATTTTTTCCTTAACAtaaatcaaattatcataaataatatgttcctttatttaaattattaattttatagtatgattaaaaaattattaaattgattttcttaatcatgtggataagttaaaaattttatcaactaattaaattattaatttatttattttataattattgatatgatttttagaaagtaaataggtttaattttatttttatatgtgaaccataaaaaattaCTTATTTTTTGATGAGAGcttatcttctcctctaatataaAGGAGTTCTTACTTCCTCGTTTCTTATGGAGCTTGACAAGAGGATTAAGGAGAGGATTTCGTCGAAGAGAGATAGGATCATACATTATTTTTTATcaacttttatttatattttaaaatatttgatattagaGTTATTACAATTTATATGacgcataataatattttaattttaaaattttatgattaacaaataatgatcattgaattatgatgttagaatgattagttaatataatattaataaataattttaatttatttacttagacatatttatgtttcaaagaattatatgtgaatttttatgatttaattaattttagatttggaatcatgaatttaaattattattttattaaaaaagatttgagattaattattattttataatattttaaataattttaaaatattaaaatttaatttaataagacGAGTCAAATTGGGATTTGAATTGAGTTAGGTTGATTAGCTAAACTAGCCAATGTGGCTAATAATGTCTCAGCTGATGTGGTCAGTTATGATTTTGCCCATGTGGCTAAACACAACTCAACTCTTATGGCCATGTTCGACTTAACCCATGTAGATAGGCATGACTAACCCATGTAATCATGATACGACTCAACCCATGTAGTTAGATATGATGTAACTCATGTGGCTAATCATAATACAACCCATGAGCCAAGTATAGGCTAGTTCAACACTAAAGCTCAACTCAAATTGTGAGTGAGATTTAACCCAATCCGTGAAGTTAGGCTCGCCCAATTATTCTACCAGTGCTAGACACATTGTCATCCTTCTATCTAACCCATTATATCTCAACTCAACCTATTACCTAGGGTAAGCATATGCGATGCACATGACCTATTCAATACTCAAGTGGGTCGTCTAGACTAGCACTATGCAACGTagtcctttccttttcttttattgGTTTGATCATATTAGTtgattgaatcaaatatgtttgatcGATTCAAGCCAATCCAAGGTGATTCCAAAACAAATTGATTGGTTTAAGTCCACTTGACCTCATTAAAACTAATCATATCTAAATTAGACTCATCTACGATGATTTCAACTAGTTCTACAAGGATTTGAGGTTAGTTCTATTAAGTATCAAtttaattgagtttggtttaaattATTTGGGCCACTCCAATTAGGGTTCTCGTTGATTCAAGACTATTAAGAGATTGATGCCTCAcgtttttataatttaataaatttaaaaaatttatctaatgtatcatttgaaaatgattgataatttttattattttttagattaaattgataatattgatgtaattattacTATGTAGTATATATAACTATGTTGAATTCTACATATTGGAAGTGCAAGCTACGAAAAGAGTTACAAGTCCATCGTAATACGAAGCTACTAATAGATATAGTATAATAGATCATACATCAACCATGATTTCTCATAATCTAATAGTGTAACTTATGCTATTTTTTGGATGCATATGCAAATGAATAGATaaatgtaaatgaatgatcataatTGTTTATATATCCAAGGACAAATaaggtgattttttttttgagattaaCGAGCCGTTAGATGTGACAATTAAATAATTCCTCCATCTATTATTAGGAAGAATATGCCCCTACTTGGGTAGGTAAAAAATATCACTATATCCATTATTGGGAAAGCGATATGAGTTCTCTCTATACACTATAGAAGGAATCCATCTTGTAGAGTATGCATGTTTATCTATTATTAGGAGAGTACATTCTTGAATATGATGTATATCTTTATTATTTGACTATTATGTATATCATGGTGATGTGTTGTATATGACTAATACATAATTTTGTTTATAATATAagaatcatcattatattttttttatacataagttttataatgaattgatatgttattattttatattaattattaatatttatatttgtttcaCAAGTATTGAAGATTAATCTTATGATTTTTTAGAAATTCCTACCAACATACTTGGCTACtaatgtatttttattttatatttatttttaaaataataaactattttGTAATGAATTTGGGACTTGGTTGAAGgagatttttttatcattttaaccCTAATAAGAAGatgttattttttataattaaaaaatttattgttATAAAATTatggatttgcattcaaaagaaagagaaaagagttCATGATGAATAATAAAATGATGATTACTCTGCAATATGGGATGTTATGAAAAGAGTCTTCATTAAATAAGGAATTAATGAAATTAATTTTTTGTTGCTAAAGATAGATAACATGGGATGTTACTCTACACCGATTGAATGCTTATAAAGTTTCAATATTTTGCTagatataataataatttcaacatTGTGACTACAAAATATTGCACAAGTAtatgcataaaaaatataaactatttcGAAGATACTAATTTACGTAAACAAATGCATGTTGAGGGCTAAATTAAGATCTTGTACTATCTTAGTCGGTCCAAACACTCAAAACATCGCATCAGAACGAGACAAGTCagtaaaaaaaaatgatggaagATCTTCTCCAAGGAGGAGATAACGCAATTGTGGGTGGGTAATTGGTGGTAAAATGTTTGGGAGATGAGACCTAATTGGTGGGTATTGTTTAGGCCACATTTGACTTGTTACCTGGTCACAATTATTGATTGTCCTGAAGTGGGAGGGTGTTGATTCCTCCATTTGAATAAAGCGTGTTTGTAGGGATAGAGAGGGCAATAGGCGTAGGATGAGGACCATGATATTTTATGTCAGTCATGAATGACAAATCCCTATGCTTTGTTGTAATTATTGGAGCCAAATAGATTTGGAGAAAGAATGATGAGAAGAGCTGTTGTTTGGAATATTCAATAACTTTAACCATGGTCAAATGGAGGGAGGTGAACCCACCTTTGCTAAAAAAACATAGGAGAAATATTACATGATCAAGGGGTAGAGacatagtttaaaaaaaaaatttaataaaataaataatatacataACATGAGTAACTTGATACATAGTAAATTGTGACATTCCAAGGTTTGGTGGAATATAGTGTTGAAAGTTAGAAACCAATAAACAACCTTGGAAATGACATTTTTGTTCTTTGTGCTATCTTAACCTACACATTATCTCTTCATGATGTGTAGATGTCACTTCTATAGATGCTTTATGTGTTGAGTAATTTTAGTTCAATTTGGATAGCTGTTGTGTTCAATTATGAGTCAAGTCTAGCTAGATCTATGACATGGAGGCACTCAACCACATCATAAAGTCCACATAAGAACTCAGCCAACTTGACTTTGTTGATATGTGATAATGTAAGGCTCTCCCTGTGGCCAATTTATTTTCTTGTTTTGTATGTTTATTCTAATTTAATATAGTAGGCACAATCCATAAGGGATGATGACAAGAATTACATGCAATTGAGATCAGAGGAAGCATGTTTCACTATCAATGTGATGGTTTAGTGCAAGCAACAGCCTGCCAGTGTAGGAAGTGGAGTGTTGAGGAGAGTGGAAGAAGCTGAAGAGATGAAATGATGTATCAAATCCAGACAAAAACAAGATGCTATTGGCTTGTTCTTATTCCTTGCTTGAGTGTTGAGGCAAGTGAGAAATCTGTATCTATTTGGAGGGGCCAAAGATGACCACATCCAATTGGAGTTGATTCTAAATAATTTATTTGTCCTTTGGCGAAGTGGATAAGTCCTTTGGTGGATTGAGTGAGTATAACATGAGCATCACAACATGTCAAGTATAAAACAAGTATAATTGTATGTGGTTATTATgaatagaaagaaagaaattttgGATATCAATAAATGAATTTGATTATAACTGATGAATAACAAAGTGACATTTGGAACTAATCATCACCCATTAGTTGAATTACCACTGATCCCAAAAATTTATGGATTCAAGTGCAAGTTGATGATAAAACATAAAGAATAACTCATACCATTGATAATATTTTAAGCAAATCATAATGAGTTAAAAGGGTTGATATCTTAAGAAAGCaatcaattttatatttaaatttcaaCATCTTGGAATTCAGTTGATGAAAAAGAGTGAGCATTTTTTAGCTCTCATGATGGTGGACTATTGGTAATTATATTAATGAAAGGATTCATTGCTTTATCATTCTCCCGAGACACATGAAAAAAGAAGTGCAGTCAAAGAAGAGCAAACTGGATAGATAAATTAGGCTAATGGTGTAACTTATCCAAATTAGATTGACATGACTATGTCTTAAGGATAAAGTGGAAAGGAGTTATGTGGGTTATTTAGATGCAACTTGTGATATCCATGACACCATGTTGATTCAGTGaggtgtcattgtcactatcctagaAATTTGTCTTATGCTATCATGAGTGCATAGAAGTAAATTTTGGCAAGAATCTTTTTGTTGAGTAAAAAGTTAAAAATAATCAAGTGGATCATATCAAGCTCTTCTTTAGGGTGTAATTGGCtgagttcctctctctctctctctctctctctctctctctctctctctctctctcgcctttcttgctaaaaaaatataaattgtactAAAAAAGAGATAATGAGGTCATAAACAAACAAAAAATGGGGCCCATGGTGGCCCACACTAAAATGATTGATTGTTACTTGCCACATCAGCATCAATATTGGAGGATGGTTGATGAGTCCCTATGAGAATAGATAAGCTGGATTTGGAGAAAGAGACACTGCAGCCATGAGTACTTGGACACCATATTGTTCTGTGTCTTGGTTTATCTTAGGActagtttgtaatttgctttatgTATATCTTGAGAATAAAATTTTGAATATCTAAAGATATATTACACTAAAACATATCTAACACTTTTGAAATGAAATAATTAGGAATTATTAGTTCcatggagaaaaaaaaattcatatcacaaataattaattcattttcttttttatgagaaTTGCAATTTATTTCTGCGGAGGACCATTCATCTAATTGTATAGATGTGATATTCACTTATTGAAAC is from Musa acuminata AAA Group cultivar baxijiao chromosome BXJ3-8, Cavendish_Baxijiao_AAA, whole genome shotgun sequence and encodes:
- the LOC135646088 gene encoding FCS-Like Zinc finger 8-like: MLRRRSKAVGGKQGLMSDPYSLSSSSGNSHNKPTASSLFPSPSLFRSFSSKSFSDHEAAMMSPTSILETKHLSSFGNLLHSDTLPKNPPLENASAAATDTVTESKHHPWDSSGQEPIGLGIVDALTDDKAMQFSNPQRRMVLFGSQLKIQIPSVCSSSGSPPARSMELPSSPIEFGIKNKDSQLALFSPVLRSLGHEAPAASSSPWAFTTGSISVSEMELSEDYTCVISHGPNPKTTHIFDNCIVESCGDEFTAVMKESSPLPSHEGCSADDFLCCACKKNLGEEMDIPVNRECQSHEKHVNEELEKQ